One genomic region from Bacteroidales bacterium encodes:
- the gcvT gene encoding glycine cleavage system aminomethyltransferase GcvT: MKDTALTKIHESLGAKMVPFAGYNMPIQYEGVNAEHETVRTSVGVFDVSHMGEIWVKGPKAVELLQRITTNDITKLEDGHAQYSCFPNSQGGIVDDLIVYRFDAENYLLVVNASNIEKDWKWMNEHNTNGATLYDASDETSLFAIQGPKAMATLQKLTDTDLSTIGFYNFRRAAVAGVPDVIISATGYTGEKNSFEIYFGNDDAEKLWKALFEAGEEFGIKPIGLGARDTLRLEMGFCLYGNDIGETTSPIEAGMGWITKFVDNKPFIFREYHEKIKKEGPKRRLRGFEMIDKGIPRQHYEICDEKGNVIGEVTSGTMAPSLKKPVGLGYIDSEHAGFDNEIFISIRGKLLRAKIVKVPFYKG, translated from the coding sequence ATGAAAGATACAGCATTAACCAAAATCCATGAATCTCTGGGAGCCAAGATGGTTCCTTTTGCAGGCTACAACATGCCTATTCAGTACGAAGGTGTAAACGCCGAACACGAAACCGTGCGCACCAGCGTAGGAGTATTTGATGTTTCGCACATGGGCGAAATATGGGTGAAAGGCCCCAAAGCCGTTGAGCTGCTGCAGCGCATCACCACCAATGACATAACGAAACTCGAAGATGGCCACGCGCAATATTCTTGCTTTCCAAACAGCCAGGGCGGTATCGTCGACGACCTGATCGTGTATCGTTTCGATGCCGAAAACTACCTCCTGGTGGTGAATGCATCCAACATCGAAAAAGACTGGAAATGGATGAACGAGCACAACACCAATGGCGCCACTCTTTACGATGCATCCGACGAAACTTCGCTATTTGCCATTCAGGGCCCCAAAGCCATGGCCACACTACAAAAACTTACCGACACCGACCTTAGCACTATCGGCTTCTACAACTTCCGCCGTGCCGCAGTTGCAGGCGTACCCGACGTCATCATTTCAGCTACCGGCTACACAGGTGAGAAAAATAGTTTTGAGATTTATTTTGGTAATGACGATGCCGAAAAACTTTGGAAGGCGCTCTTTGAGGCCGGCGAAGAATTTGGCATCAAACCCATTGGACTGGGTGCACGCGACACACTGCGTCTCGAAATGGGTTTTTGCCTTTACGGCAACGACATCGGAGAGACTACTTCACCCATCGAAGCCGGTATGGGATGGATCACTAAATTTGTTGACAACAAGCCTTTCATCTTTCGCGAATATCACGAGAAGATCAAAAAAGAAGGCCCAAAACGCAGACTGCGTGGTTTCGAGATGATCGACAAAGGCATCCCGCGGCAGCACTACGAAATCTGCGACGAGAAAGGAAACGTAATTGGCGAAGTAACTTCCGGAACCATGGCTCCTTCACTCAAGAAGCCCGTTGGCCTGGGTTACATCGACAGCGAGCATGCCGGTTTTGACAATGAAATCTTCATCAGCATAAGGGGCAAACTTCTGCGCGCCAAAATCGTAAAGGTGCCTTTTTATAAGGGATAA
- a CDS encoding 2-phosphosulfolactate phosphatase has translation MSFNVDVCFTPAEAEHLTISNNTAIVVVDILRATTAMVSALEHGARSVIPVLSIEKAMELKKIGFPVAAERDGVMLSFANFGNSAFAFQKGEVKNQKLVFTTTNGTLAIETACRKSQTVLVGAFSNISALAQRIAKQESDVLILCAGWKNTFGLEDTIFAGAFIEKLLEQKEYKITNDSAYAAIDLWNIAKTDVMQYIEKAAHRQRLHVLGVDDVLEFSFRNDTSAVVPMMRDGELVDVNQNS, from the coding sequence ATGAGTTTTAATGTAGACGTTTGTTTTACGCCTGCGGAGGCCGAACACCTCACCATCAGCAACAACACTGCAATAGTGGTGGTGGATATTTTGCGTGCCACCACCGCGATGGTTTCTGCGCTCGAACATGGCGCCAGATCGGTGATTCCCGTTTTGTCGATAGAGAAAGCAATGGAGCTAAAAAAAATCGGTTTCCCGGTTGCTGCCGAGCGCGATGGTGTAATGCTAAGCTTTGCCAACTTTGGCAACTCTGCCTTTGCCTTTCAAAAGGGAGAAGTGAAAAATCAAAAACTCGTTTTCACCACCACCAACGGCACCTTAGCCATCGAAACCGCCTGCCGCAAAAGCCAGACGGTTTTAGTAGGCGCTTTCTCCAATATCAGCGCACTTGCCCAACGGATCGCTAAGCAGGAGAGTGATGTGCTAATATTGTGCGCCGGCTGGAAAAACACGTTTGGCCTCGAAGACACCATCTTTGCCGGCGCCTTCATCGAAAAGCTGCTGGAGCAAAAGGAATACAAAATTACCAACGACTCAGCCTACGCCGCCATCGACCTCTGGAACATCGCCAAAACCGACGTGATGCAATACATCGAAAAGGCCGCCCACCGTCAGCGCCTGCATGTGCTGGGTGTGGATGACGTGCTGGAGTTTTCCTTTCGTAACGATACTTCTGCTGTGGTGCCCATGATGCGCGATGGCGAATTGGTGGACGTAAACCAGAATTCGTAA
- a CDS encoding Mur ligase family protein, which yields MSDNKNQRIHFIAIGGAVMHNMAIALHNKGHRVSGSDDEIFEPARSNLASHGLLPKKQGWFAEKITHDIDAVILGMHAKKGNPELEKATALELKIYSFPEYLYEHSKQKTRVVIAGSHGKTTITSMVMHVLQHVGKDFDYLVGAKVEGFDVMVKLTDAPIMVIEGDEYLTSPTDPRPKFLHYKPNITLISGIAWDHINVFPEYEGYKKQFDLLIDDTDPGGTLIYCKDDNELADVVDARKAAVPATTESYHLPDFKIVDGKTYLTPKCHSEIALDVFGNHNLQNLEGARLICQNLGVDAHDFYKAISTFKGAAKRLEKIGESDGCIVYKDFAHAPSKLKATVHAVRTQYPDHRLIAVMELHTFSSLSQSFLHHYRGSLQPADVAVVFYSSHALHLKKLPELSSEAVKQGFCQENLNVLTDTDELADFLKKQNYNKTVLLLMSSGNFGGLPLEDIVAEICAE from the coding sequence ATGTCGGATAATAAAAACCAACGGATACATTTCATCGCCATCGGTGGCGCAGTGATGCACAACATGGCCATTGCCCTTCACAACAAAGGGCACAGGGTAAGCGGCTCCGACGATGAGATTTTCGAACCCGCCCGATCCAATCTTGCCAGCCACGGATTATTGCCCAAAAAGCAAGGTTGGTTTGCCGAAAAAATTACACACGACATCGATGCAGTGATTCTGGGCATGCACGCCAAAAAAGGCAATCCTGAGCTTGAAAAAGCCACCGCTTTGGAATTGAAAATTTATTCCTTTCCGGAATATCTCTACGAACATTCCAAACAAAAAACCCGTGTGGTCATCGCTGGAAGTCACGGCAAAACCACCATTACTTCTATGGTGATGCATGTGCTGCAACACGTCGGTAAGGATTTCGATTATCTGGTAGGCGCCAAAGTAGAAGGTTTTGATGTGATGGTAAAACTCACCGACGCTCCAATCATGGTCATCGAAGGCGACGAATACCTCACCTCGCCCACCGATCCGCGTCCTAAGTTTTTGCATTACAAACCCAATATCACGCTGATAAGCGGCATTGCCTGGGATCATATCAACGTTTTCCCGGAGTACGAAGGCTATAAAAAACAGTTCGACCTCTTGATTGACGATACCGATCCCGGGGGAACCTTAATCTATTGCAAGGATGATAACGAACTTGCGGATGTGGTGGATGCAAGGAAAGCAGCTGTGCCGGCTACTACAGAGTCCTATCATCTTCCTGATTTTAAGATTGTGGATGGGAAAACCTACCTTACTCCCAAATGCCATTCGGAAATAGCCTTGGATGTTTTTGGAAACCATAACCTGCAAAACCTTGAAGGAGCCCGACTGATTTGTCAAAACCTGGGTGTAGATGCACACGATTTTTATAAGGCTATTTCAACCTTTAAAGGTGCGGCAAAGCGGCTCGAGAAAATAGGCGAATCGGATGGTTGTATCGTTTATAAAGATTTTGCCCATGCACCTTCCAAACTCAAAGCTACGGTACATGCCGTTCGGACACAATATCCCGATCACAGGCTAATTGCAGTGATGGAGCTGCACACCTTTAGCAGCCTCAGCCAAAGCTTTCTGCACCATTACCGGGGTAGTTTGCAGCCTGCAGATGTGGCCGTAGTATTTTACAGCAGTCATGCGCTGCACCTAAAAAAGTTGCCCGAGCTAAGTTCCGAAGCCGTGAAACAGGGTTTCTGCCAGGAGAACTTAAATGTATTGACTGATACTGATGAGCTGGCCGACTTCCTAAAAAAACAAAACTACAATAAGACCGTGCTTTTGCTGATGAGCTCGGGGAATTTCGGCGGACTGCCACTCGAGGATATTGTAGCAGAAATATGCGCGGAATAA
- a CDS encoding DMT family transporter, translating into MIIQPKIKGYALALIATVSVSTVYIFSKAALQEVTLPQFGVYWFAGALLWNTLFKMRSAEHRRFHRIPLKSFKILLILGGIEILATSSFYGAIEITENPAIPSFLRNMEYIFVTLFGVFFLRERFSSAEVLGIVLTFTGAFVISFQKGAPLSSYFTGTSGLMLATTLLYGARTIIAKKNIQAITPTMLAINRAIFLVLFSLLIFKIMGQSFVIPTSALINIALGSFFGPFITSICQYSSLKYIEASRAAIIQSTTALFVLVGAYFIFGRFPAEYQLIGGALTISGAMLLVLGKRLKWKRR; encoded by the coding sequence ATGATCATCCAACCCAAAATAAAAGGCTATGCCCTGGCTTTGATTGCTACTGTTTCGGTATCGACAGTTTACATTTTTAGCAAGGCCGCCCTTCAGGAGGTGACATTGCCACAGTTCGGAGTTTACTGGTTTGCCGGCGCATTACTCTGGAATACATTGTTCAAAATGCGATCGGCTGAACATCGGCGTTTTCATCGTATTCCTTTAAAATCATTTAAAATACTTCTTATCCTTGGCGGAATAGAAATTCTTGCCACCTCCTCATTTTACGGAGCCATCGAAATAACCGAGAATCCTGCGATACCTTCTTTTCTGCGCAACATGGAATATATTTTCGTAACCTTGTTCGGCGTTTTTTTCCTCAGAGAAAGGTTTTCAAGTGCTGAAGTTCTGGGAATTGTTCTCACGTTTACAGGCGCTTTCGTAATCAGCTTCCAGAAAGGCGCCCCGTTATCATCCTACTTTACAGGAACATCAGGGCTAATGCTTGCTACCACTCTGCTTTACGGCGCTCGCACTATCATAGCCAAAAAGAACATCCAGGCCATTACTCCCACTATGCTGGCCATCAACAGAGCTATTTTTTTAGTTTTATTTTCGCTGCTGATTTTCAAAATCATGGGGCAAAGTTTTGTCATTCCAACCTCAGCATTGATAAACATAGCTCTTGGCTCGTTTTTCGGGCCATTTATCACTTCTATCTGCCAATACAGTTCGCTAAAATACATCGAAGCCTCACGTGCAGCCATCATACAGAGCACAACAGCACTGTTTGTTCTGGTGGGAGCATATTTTATTTTTGGACGCTTCCCGGCTGAATATCAACTTATCGGTGGTGCGCTCACTATTTCGGGGGCAATGCTGCTGGTGCTTGGGAAAAGGCTAAAGTGGAAGCGTCGTTGA
- a CDS encoding DUF2851 family protein — protein sequence MNESFLNFVWQYRLYHPDLRTTDGQQLEVIHPGILNSDAGPDFANARIRLDDTVWAGNIEIHLKSADWYQHNHQNDEAFSNLILHVVFDDDRIIHDRNGMPVPTLELRGLINEDVYRRYQYYINNHHWIPCQTDIGRIRPLTMKSWLERLLIERLARKNHELETLLAHNINNLSETFYQMLAGNFGFKVNEQPFRMLARLLPANILAKHKNSLFQIEAMLFGTSGLLSSNYHDEYPMALLHEYKFLQKKYDLVTMETHLWKFLRLRPVNFPTIRIAQLAALVHESESMFSRLIDTTGVDELRGFFAVEASEYWHTHYNFDKEVAAKPKPLGRSATDNILMNTIVRFLFFYAGHTGQAEFRDRAIDLLLALPAEKNQIISHWGELGVVAANAFESQALIELKNNYCRTRQCLRCSIGSKLLRSEEV from the coding sequence ATGAACGAAAGTTTCCTGAATTTTGTATGGCAATATCGTCTTTATCATCCTGATTTGCGCACCACCGATGGACAGCAGCTTGAGGTGATTCACCCCGGCATTCTCAACAGTGACGCAGGTCCTGATTTTGCCAATGCCCGCATACGCCTCGATGATACTGTGTGGGCCGGCAATATCGAGATTCATCTGAAGTCGGCCGATTGGTACCAGCACAATCACCAGAACGACGAAGCTTTTTCCAATCTTATCCTCCATGTGGTTTTCGACGATGATCGCATCATCCACGACCGCAACGGAATGCCTGTGCCAACGCTCGAGTTGCGCGGCCTCATCAACGAAGATGTCTATCGCCGGTATCAATATTATATCAATAACCACCACTGGATTCCCTGCCAGACGGATATTGGCCGTATCAGGCCACTGACCATGAAAAGCTGGCTGGAGCGGCTGCTGATAGAACGGCTGGCGCGCAAAAATCATGAGCTGGAAACTTTGCTTGCACATAACATAAACAACCTGAGCGAGACTTTTTATCAGATGCTTGCCGGCAACTTTGGCTTTAAAGTGAATGAGCAGCCTTTCCGGATGTTGGCGCGTTTGCTTCCCGCTAATATTCTGGCAAAGCACAAAAATTCGTTGTTTCAGATCGAAGCGATGCTTTTTGGAACTTCAGGTTTGCTCAGCAGCAATTATCACGATGAATATCCGATGGCGCTGCTGCACGAGTATAAATTTTTACAAAAAAAATATGACCTGGTAACGATGGAGACGCATCTGTGGAAATTTCTGCGGCTGCGGCCCGTCAACTTTCCTACCATCCGCATTGCGCAACTGGCTGCATTGGTGCACGAAAGCGAGAGCATGTTTTCACGACTTATCGATACAACCGGAGTGGATGAGCTTCGGGGCTTTTTTGCGGTGGAGGCAAGTGAATATTGGCACACGCATTATAATTTTGATAAAGAAGTGGCCGCCAAACCCAAGCCGCTGGGCCGCAGCGCCACCGACAACATCCTGATGAATACCATCGTTCGGTTTCTGTTTTTCTATGCCGGCCATACCGGTCAAGCTGAATTTCGCGACCGGGCGATAGATTTGCTGCTGGCGCTGCCTGCCGAAAAAAATCAAATCATCAGCCATTGGGGTGAACTGGGCGTGGTGGCTGCCAATGCTTTTGAATCGCAGGCACTCATCGAACTTAAAAACAATTATTGTCGCACCCGTCAATGTTTGCGATGCAGCATCGGGAGTAAGCTGCTGCGCAGTGAGGAAGTGTGA
- a CDS encoding cell division protein ZapA yields the protein MDKFFITVRVAEREYRLHIERKHEALVREVVKKINDDLRKYAESYEFKDTQDLLAMVVLQNAIGNKHMDIQLNFQQDKLSEKLEEIDRVLTEHLTDEIQPTFFEKRR from the coding sequence ATGGATAAATTTTTTATAACCGTACGGGTAGCCGAGAGAGAATACCGGTTGCACATCGAAAGAAAGCATGAGGCGCTGGTGCGGGAAGTAGTAAAAAAAATCAATGATGACCTCAGAAAATATGCAGAAAGCTACGAGTTTAAAGACACACAGGATTTGCTTGCCATGGTGGTGCTTCAAAACGCCATCGGCAACAAGCACATGGATATCCAGTTGAACTTTCAACAGGATAAGCTGAGCGAGAAATTAGAAGAGATCGACAGAGTACTAACCGAACATTTGACCGACGAAATTCAACCAACGTTCTTTGAAAAACGCCGCTAA
- the rny gene encoding ribonuclease Y yields MMDTYLIAIFVGVLGIALGIVLSSTVLRKKVTKKSQILLLDAQEKAEMMKKEKILQAKEKFLELKTEHEQVVNERNNNLLKNENRLKQKETTATQKLEELNKKEKELANLRKNLTSQLEVINAKQEELDKFVTKQVAQLEAISGLTAEEAKAQIIETLKDEAKSQAMVYIQDVLDEAKLTANQKAREIIVETIQRTATENAVENSVSVFNIDNDEIKGRIIGREGRNIRTLEALTGIEIIIDDSPDAILLSGFDPVRREIARLSLHKLVTDGRIHPARIEEVVGKTIKQVEQEIIETGKRTCIDLGIHNMNPELVRLVGKMKYRSSYGQNLLQHSREVANLCATMAAELGLNPKKAKRAGLLHDIGKVPDNESELPHALLGMKLAEKFKENDEVCNAIGSHHEEVEMTTLLAPIVQVCDAISGARPGARREVVEAYIQRLKNLEALALSYPGVVKTYAIQAGRELRVIVGAEAVSDEEARLLSYDLSKKIQDEMTYPGQIKITVIRETRAINFAR; encoded by the coding sequence ATGATGGATACTTACTTGATTGCGATTTTCGTGGGGGTTCTAGGAATAGCCCTCGGAATAGTGCTTTCTTCCACAGTGCTGCGTAAGAAAGTGACAAAAAAAAGCCAGATCCTGCTGCTCGATGCACAAGAGAAGGCTGAAATGATGAAGAAGGAGAAAATCCTTCAGGCCAAAGAGAAGTTTTTGGAACTCAAAACCGAGCACGAACAAGTTGTAAACGAACGCAACAACAACCTGCTCAAAAACGAAAACAGGCTTAAGCAAAAAGAAACCACAGCCACACAGAAACTTGAAGAACTCAACAAAAAAGAAAAAGAACTCGCCAACCTACGCAAAAATCTCACTTCACAGCTCGAAGTGATCAACGCAAAACAGGAAGAGCTCGACAAATTTGTAACCAAACAAGTAGCGCAACTTGAGGCTATTTCAGGCCTCACGGCCGAAGAAGCCAAAGCACAGATTATTGAAACACTCAAGGACGAAGCCAAAAGCCAAGCTATGGTTTACATACAGGACGTCCTCGACGAAGCCAAACTAACTGCCAACCAGAAAGCCCGCGAAATTATCGTAGAGACCATTCAGCGTACAGCGACAGAAAATGCTGTAGAAAATTCTGTTTCGGTTTTTAATATTGATAACGACGAAATCAAAGGCCGCATCATCGGTCGCGAAGGGCGCAACATCCGCACCCTGGAGGCGCTCACCGGCATCGAGATCATCATCGACGACAGCCCCGACGCCATCCTCCTATCCGGCTTCGACCCGGTACGTCGCGAAATTGCACGCCTCTCACTGCACAAGCTCGTCACCGACGGACGCATACACCCCGCACGCATCGAGGAAGTGGTGGGAAAAACGATCAAGCAAGTCGAACAGGAGATTATCGAAACCGGAAAACGTACCTGTATCGACCTGGGCATCCACAACATGAACCCCGAATTGGTGCGGCTGGTAGGAAAGATGAAATATCGTTCCTCTTACGGACAAAACCTACTGCAACACTCGCGCGAAGTAGCCAACCTTTGCGCAACTATGGCAGCCGAACTGGGGTTAAATCCCAAAAAAGCCAAACGTGCCGGACTGCTGCACGATATTGGAAAAGTGCCTGATAATGAGTCGGAATTACCACACGCACTTTTGGGCATGAAGCTGGCCGAGAAATTCAAAGAAAACGATGAGGTTTGCAATGCCATCGGTTCACACCACGAAGAGGTAGAGATGACCACACTACTCGCGCCTATCGTGCAGGTTTGCGATGCAATATCCGGAGCACGCCCTGGCGCTCGCCGCGAAGTGGTGGAAGCTTACATCCAGCGTCTCAAAAACCTCGAAGCCCTGGCACTCTCCTACCCTGGCGTAGTGAAGACGTATGCTATTCAAGCCGGCCGTGAGCTGCGCGTAATTGTAGGCGCCGAAGCCGTTTCGGACGAAGAAGCAAGATTGCTCTCGTACGACTTGTCGAAGAAAATCCAGGACGAAATGACGTATCCTGGACAAATTAAAATTACGGTGATCCGAGAAACACGCGCCATCAATTTCGCCCGATAA
- a CDS encoding T9SS type A sorting domain-containing protein — protein sequence MKLSKHLFKSFPCSLLTALLFAAWLWPFAAQAQTFEWAVAEDIEFELNPEFLNYSVTTDGWGYVYYAGLKTYAASFGSNAFGESFFVKYDANGSQMFHKLMAGQSIIANLASDHQNNIVMTGMMRTDVVFAVGDTLTYAGNGTNTFVVKFTQQGQVIWMKNLSAFYNYSDQIKGLALDEEDNIYVAWSANATGNSTISKFSPEGEQMLDILQNSVSIVSSVDVSADGDIYVAGSCPGANAIFGGVPYNSGFTYSIYVARYNSAGEPVWVKFVEDVSCIRPQVRWSPINKIFLSGRLSAPLTFGDIPTNGPSWVYDFFLARMDTTGTFEWVREVPQVPDGDATTGKHSHLSLDYYGFPYLCGFSRGQIEWSELWQTDVGARGLFVMAYNPDGDYRWVKTAVGALDAQTLDAFSPDEIYVTGTAFGQLYLDDITLSATSFIFPYLAKIKLVTTGGTPTPQQNGARAKVFPNPMHAVATITIENTTACIQLFQIRNLSGTLVKEVFTNSQTASFTRDNLSPGIYLVIIRLSDGTTSTTKLVVL from the coding sequence ATGAAATTGTCAAAACATCTTTTCAAGTCGTTTCCATGCAGCCTGCTCACAGCCTTGCTCTTTGCAGCATGGCTTTGGCCTTTTGCCGCACAGGCTCAAACTTTTGAATGGGCTGTGGCCGAAGACATCGAATTTGAATTGAATCCTGAGTTTCTCAACTATTCCGTTACCACCGATGGGTGGGGATATGTTTACTATGCCGGATTAAAAACCTATGCTGCTTCCTTTGGCAGTAATGCATTTGGCGAAAGCTTCTTTGTTAAGTACGATGCCAACGGCAGCCAGATGTTTCATAAACTAATGGCTGGCCAAAGCATTATCGCTAACCTGGCATCCGACCACCAAAATAATATTGTAATGACCGGAATGATGCGCACCGATGTGGTCTTTGCGGTGGGAGATACATTGACCTATGCCGGAAACGGCACTAATACTTTTGTTGTAAAATTCACACAACAAGGTCAGGTAATCTGGATGAAAAATCTTTCTGCGTTTTATAATTATTCTGATCAGATAAAAGGTCTGGCGCTGGATGAGGAGGACAATATTTATGTGGCCTGGTCGGCAAATGCTACCGGCAACTCAACGATCAGCAAATTTTCGCCGGAGGGGGAGCAAATGCTAGATATCCTGCAAAATTCCGTTTCTATAGTTTCTTCTGTCGACGTAAGCGCCGACGGCGATATTTATGTGGCCGGCTCTTGCCCGGGAGCCAATGCGATTTTTGGCGGCGTGCCTTACAACTCCGGCTTTACCTACAGCATCTATGTAGCCCGCTATAACAGCGCCGGTGAGCCGGTGTGGGTTAAATTTGTTGAAGATGTCAGCTGCATACGGCCGCAAGTAAGATGGAGCCCAATCAATAAAATCTTTCTCTCGGGACGACTCTCAGCACCGTTAACTTTTGGTGATATCCCTACCAATGGCCCTTCCTGGGTTTACGACTTTTTCTTAGCCAGAATGGATACAACAGGCACTTTTGAATGGGTGCGTGAGGTACCACAAGTGCCGGATGGCGACGCTACAACAGGAAAACACAGTCACCTCTCGCTCGACTATTATGGATTCCCCTATCTGTGCGGCTTCTCACGCGGACAGATAGAATGGTCGGAACTATGGCAAACCGATGTGGGTGCGCGCGGGCTTTTCGTAATGGCTTATAACCCCGACGGCGACTACCGCTGGGTAAAAACTGCAGTTGGCGCCCTCGATGCACAAACCCTCGACGCCTTCTCTCCCGACGAAATTTATGTTACCGGCACCGCCTTCGGACAACTCTATCTTGACGATATTACACTCTCTGCCACCAGTTTTATTTTCCCTTATCTAGCTAAAATTAAATTGGTAACAACCGGCGGCACCCCGACGCCACAACAAAATGGAGCCCGTGCAAAAGTATTTCCCAACCCGATGCATGCGGTTGCCACCATAACCATCGAAAATACCACAGCCTGTATCCAACTTTTTCAAATTCGTAATCTGAGTGGAACCCTGGTAAAAGAAGTTTTCACTAATAGCCAAACTGCAAGCTTCACCCGCGATAACCTAAGCCCGGGGATTTATCTTGTAATTATCCGCCTCAGCGATGGAACCACGAGCACGACTAAGCTGGTGGTGCTTTAG
- a CDS encoding 4Fe-4S binding protein has product MAYVISDDCTACGTCIDECPVEAISEGEIYKIDPDVCTDCGACADVCPVEAIHPE; this is encoded by the coding sequence ATGGCATACGTAATTTCAGATGATTGTACCGCTTGTGGTACTTGCATTGACGAATGTCCTGTAGAGGCAATCTCAGAGGGCGAAATTTACAAAATTGATCCTGATGTATGTACCGATTGTGGTGCATGCGCTGATGTTTGCCCCGTAGAGGCAATTCATCCTGAATAA